TCCGACGATCCGCAATGCCTATCAAAAGAATAAAACATTACTCGACAAGCGCAAGTTTTTCAAAAAATACGGATAATTACAGGCACAAGACAACAACAAACTGTGCCGTCTGTTCACTGGCCCAGACCTGACAGGTTGCCGTCGCATCAAGGTAGAGGGAGTCTCCGCACTCCAGGTCGATGGTTTCATCACCCACATTCACAGACAGGCTGGCTTTCTTGACAAACAAAAACTTGTCACGGCCATTGTCCGGCAATTTATAGTGATAATCCTCAGGAGAGAGAGTGACGGAAAACGCTTTCAGATGTTTTTTCAACTTGTCGCCGACCAGCGACTTATAAATAAAATGCGGATTGTTCGTTGTGTAGCCTTTATCCGCCCGCACCACCTCGTAATGAACCAACGGCTCTTCTTCAAAGAAAAAGCTGATTTTAACATCAAAAAAATCGGCCAAACGCGACAATGTCGCAATGGGGGGAGTGACGTTATTGTTTTCGATCTGTGAAATCAGCGCAGGAGAAAAACCGGTCTGGGTAGCGACATTTTGCAATGTGATGCCCATAGTCTTTCTGAGTTCTTTGATTTTACTACCGATATCGTAGCTCATGAATATCCCTCACCAGGCGTTGAACCACGGGATAGAGGCGGGAATTTCTCCGACCGGAGTTTCCCCTTTTAATACACGACAGGCGTTCCACAACCTGTAGACGCCCGAGAACACCTCTAGGCATGGTGACAGATGTGAGAGAAACTGTAAACGGGGCATAACTCAACAAAAGCTAACAGCCCTGTTTGAACGCATGATGGCCTGTCTGAGAACCTGTATCCGCGAGGTGCAGCCAGTTATAGCCGGTGAAAGAAGTATCTGGCTGGGAAAATGCTCTTTCCTCACAGTGGCGGGTCCGCGACGGAATTGCACCGTCTTCCTTCA
This is a stretch of genomic DNA from uncultured Desulfuromonas sp.. It encodes these proteins:
- a CDS encoding XRE family transcriptional regulator; amino-acid sequence: MSYDIGSKIKELRKTMGITLQNVATQTGFSPALISQIENNNVTPPIATLSRLADFFDVKISFFFEEEPLVHYEVVRADKGYTTNNPHFIYKSLVGDKLKKHLKAFSVTLSPEDYHYKLPDNGRDKFLFVKKASLSVNVGDETIDLECGDSLYLDATATCQVWASEQTAQFVVVLCL